In the Glycine max cultivar Williams 82 chromosome 19, Glycine_max_v4.0, whole genome shotgun sequence genome, CTAATTGGAGCTAAAATGTTGAACTTTATGTTCGCAATTTTGTGTGTGAAATCAACAATGACGCTCGGTGATCCTTAATGACCTTAGGTGATCCTAATCTGAATTACAATGTGAATTTTCGTTCACAAAtttgaacaaaattttgaattctttgtgaaattaaaaatgactCAAGGTGACCTGATCGGAAATATAATGTGAATTTTCgttcaaaattttgaatcagGATCGGATACCCTTGATGGAATTCAATTGTAAGATGATTTGAATTCTTTATTTCAAGATTTTAAATCCTGATAGGATATTTGATGATGATTGTCGATGACGCTAAATGCAATATTTGATGTAGTAGCCCATCTTACAATGTGAGTTTTAGTTGAGAATTTTGTATCGGATCAGTGACCCTTAATTCAACTGCAAgatgaattgaattttttattttgaaatttaaattccgATGGAATGTCTAATGATCCTTGATGCTGCTGCTTAATGCAGTACGTGATTCATGACGTTGAATTAGTGGCGACCCCAAAAACttcaattgaaaatattaattcttttttcatgATGTGAAGTTTGGAAGGTATGTTTGAGCCTAGATGATCATAAATACAGTGCAAATTCTTGGATGGCATGCTTAGTTTTTGATGACCCTAACTTTATGGAAAACGAATAGTTAGAACTATTTCAATTTGTGTGTGAGACAACTCAATAATCAAGATGTGAGATCAATGAGTATCATTATATGCTTAAAGTGCATTTCCTCGTTATATGTAGAATGATTGAACTGTTGAATTACAATAGACAGCTTATTTTGGCAATAGTTTTGTGCAGATACTCACATCCCTCAGGCTATTGTCCTGTCAGCTTTGCATTTCACAGGAAAAGTAAAATTGATCAAGCGAATTGCAATTAGATCTTTCCATACAAATGCTTTTTGTGTTTGTGTCTTGATGATCCTAAAGTGCAATTACATCGTGAATTCtctattcataaataaaattagtatgGTATGCATCGTGccttaactttttttaacaGAGATGAACTACTGCTGAATCATCAGCTTATAGATGCAAAGACAGAAAAGGCGGAGAAACATCAAATATTCTGGAATGTTCCATGGAAAGACCAGACTTTGCGAGGCATCAGCAACAGAATTTGCTTCTCTAAAAACGTGCTTCCACGAAATGGAGAACGTAGTAGCTAAATGCCTAAATTAGAAATAGCATTATGATAGCTGTATGATAGCTGGAAAGTCCCTCTGAGCAGTATACCTTAGCCTAGCTCTAGCAAACATTTCTTGTAGTTTGGGGTTTCATATTCATATATGTAGGTTCTATCTCAGTGTTTACCAGATACAAGTGCCTAGATGTGAGATTCATTAGGCCCAAGAAGCAAGGACACAACTAGAAGGTTGTTGTAATATGCAGGTAAATAGTGATCAAATAGGATTTAGATCACCTTGACCAACTTTGCTGCATAGGAGCATTTCATTGTTGTGTTATGTTACCATGTTTAGGCTTTTATCCAATTGAAATGTTCTAGGTTCCTGTTTTTTGTAGAATATATTTTAGATTAGGGCTATAATAAAGGAAGTTGGTGATTATGATGAGGATGATCGGACTGCCGTTTAAAAGAAAGATGCTAATTGCAGGAATGCCACATAAAATATGGAAACATGCACACCAAGATTTGAGGTACTTTTTACtggataattaaaaatagtgaTGATAAATCTTTTTGAGGGAACTACTTGCTATAAATGTttggtaaaatgaaaaaaaataagagattatACTGTCATTATCCAATTGAATTTACAACCTTGTACAAACAATcagttcatttttctaaaatttctaACCCAGGAGgctataaaaaaattcagcaaCCCAAGAATAATAATTCTTGGGTTTGCCTAGAGCTTCTTGGTGATCTCTGGCAAAAGGTTAATAAGAGATTGAACTGGACTTAAGATCTGCACAGAAGCAACTATATTGGATCATTATGGTTTAGTGAAGGCCAAACAATGGATAATTGAATATGTGGCAGTTCACAAGGTTGCTTATACTTTGTTACCATGCCCGCAACTATCTAGTGCTTAGTGAAATTTAATATGCTTTTGATTTAAGCGTATATATGCATCATAGCTTAATCTACTTGCAAGGGTTCCTATGTTCTGGGTGTTGGGAAAAGATAATTGGCATTTTCTATTGCTGCTGTTTTAGGCAGAAAATTTGTGTCCATGTCCCTTGATGGAGTTAAGGATGAGGCTGATATTAAGTAGACATAGGAGAACGTATGTTAGAAGCAAGCATGGGCTTCTTATAGATGGATTAAAGGTTAAATTTCCCTTTCAAATTTGAACATTACTTATAATACAATGTAATGTGTATGACATCTGCAAATACATGCAAGAAGTTATTTtaagtcataattttttaaatacatagaATGCTTTGATTTTCTTGCTTTCCTTTTGCCATTTGGATTTGTCCTAGTGAATGAAACTAGAGctaattcattattattattaggaagCCAAATAGCCTTGCAACATTTCCAAGTGTTTTAGACCAGAGTGAGTTAATGATTCACAAAGACTGCATTCATTAATCAATGGATGGtgcaaaactaaaaatataaataaggctATGTATCTCTTGGGTGAAATGGTTAGTAATGGACTGAATCCAGTGTTGTCACTTGGAACACTCTTATTGGGGGGGTTTGCAAAGCAGGTAAACCGGTAGctgcaaaaaaattgttttatagtACTATTCAGGTGTCATTTTCATTCCGAGGCAATATTAGGATGTTGGAGAAGATGAATTTGGATTTCAATAATTGTAATATACTTAATAGTACTATTCTATTATGTATTGGCATTTCACGAATGGAAAGACCATAACACAACTCCTTATAGAGTGGGCACGCCTATTATGTAATATTAGCATTTCAATAATTGTAATATACTTTTTAGTGTTTTTAGGGCTAGACTCTCACAAGAGACAAGACACGCCTATCTTGCTCCATCAAATTACAAGGAGATGATGATTTTATAAACTAAATACGACTGGCATTCTTCACCTAGCGTGGACATATAAGATTTCatgtaaatattttcatgaaGTTGTATGAAAATTGTGTAGGGTGTGATACtgtaaaatattacaaatatcTACTAAAGAGAGAGTAGATAGTAGACACGAAATTGTCCCGTaatcttaaaatttatgaatatatcTATCTTATTCGAGAAGAtccatttcctatttttcttGGCGTTGTTTTGTTCTCCAAGAGCCAAACCAATATACACAATTTTGCCAGCTTCAAAGCTAATCACAATCAAGGAGCTAATGAACAGGAGTATGCACTATGCACCAATGTTcttctatatattatatatagacaCGTATAAGAAAActgcaacatatacactaatTGTTATGTCGTGGTACACATGTTACAGCCTCTGAAAAATCCTCCATGCACTCTTTCCAAGTTTATTCCAATTGTTAGGAATGACATCGTTCTGTGACAAAGTAATCCTTCTCATTTTAGGAAGGGTGACtgcttaatttacaaaaattctaAGCTATCAAATCAGTTATGTATCACAATTTTAGTTGGCCAGAGGTTCTTCCACCTTGTAATTTCTTCCTTGCTATGCAGCTTCCTGATTCCTCCATAAAAACCATCTATTTCATTGCCTTTTTCTACATGATGCTTTCTGTTTATCACGGTTTGTCTCCATCTGGATCCAGCACTGTACTGTGTGAACTCCAAAATCACCATATCTATCAGCAACACTTTTCTTTTGTCAGTTATACAGCTAAAAACTTTGTTTTGCAAGTAGTACAACCAGATGGGTAACCCTTTTCTTTATGAGTGTATAAGACCAAAGTTCTTTACACAAGGCTATAATATGGCTTATATTTTCACCTGATATGCaactttgttcattttttcCATATGATGAAAgttcaaattgaatttgaacTTCAGAAAAATATAAGTTGTTTAATTCTGTTTACTACAAGCAACAATACAATGAAAACTCGATTTTGGAAAGGGAGTGGGGAAGTATATTAAAATGCACAAGTGGATTCCCTTACCACTGTAATGACAATGGCAATGGTTCCCATGTCCTTGACATTGTTCCAAATGACCAATGACACCATACCACCAACCTACAATAAAACACCTAAAAAATTATTCCATCAAGATAATCCAATATATATACATCATGACCAAattgattaatattaatatttgttcTTGGCAAAAGTATGATAAAACCATTTAGTGGAGATGATTAAGAAATTAGTCCAACAAGTGCACAAGGATGAGACATACCATAAGGGAACTCTTTGTTTCTTCTCCACTGAATCTCAATGTGATCTCCAGGTCTCAAGTCATCCAAACAATCAGATATGTGAAGAGCATGTGGAGAAGAGGCTATTGGTGGCACTCTCAGCCGGTCCCATTGTATGTTTTCCTCAGTTGTCCATCTGCCATGAGGTGAGTACCTGCCACAAAAGCAAGGACTTATTAACCTTTAAAAATTTGGGAAAAGAATCCATCCCATAAAAGTTTAAGCTGTTAAGATTTTCGTATGTCATCAAATTCTAACCACAGACAAGAAGTTTGGCATCTAATCTCAACTTTGAAGGAGTCAACTTTTCCACATACCTTGCCAGAAAAGTGTCAGATCGAGAATCATAGCAAAGTTGGGCATCATAACATGAGAGCATGAATCCAGCATGACCATTCTGAAAAAGGAAAGTGTGAAACAAAATCCCCAAAAGGAAGAACCATTGTGCAGAATATTGGTATTTAGTCATTGAGATTCAGAGAAGCATAAAAAGTCATGAATCAGATTATGTGGCAACCAATTACCTCACGGTTATAGACTTGAGCGGGGAACCAAAATTTGCCACTTTCAAGAGAAAGATATAGAGCTGCGATTGAATCTTCTGATAATGAGCTATTTGACTGTGTGCCCTTTTCTGATTTTGCTTTGATCCATAGGAGGGGTAGAAAACCACCATTAAGGAAAGCAAATATTCCTTTCTGATTGTGCTGGTTGGAGGAGATCTTTTCTCTGGTCTTGGAAGCTACCTGCCATTTCCATTGCCTATAAACAGCATCACCAAACACCTTACCCCATTTCCTCTCCATGTGTTTCTTCCATAAATGATCACTCCTACATCTATCCCTAAGAGATGTGCACACTGTTGCCACCCTGCATAATTCAGCTGGTGAAAGGTGCTCAAGGATGCATTCCAATGGCAAATCGGGCAAATCCAAGAGAGAAACCTTCACCTCCTCTTCCTCATTCTCCCCCTTAGACACTaaactattatttttcaatgaCATGTCAAGAGAAAACTGAAGAAAACTAAAACGGGTGCTTGTGCTTCCTTTCCTGAGCCTAGAAACTAACCAACTTGAAAGGCTCCCCCAAAACCCAATTGACCCTAATTTGATCCCTCTCTCCCCTGATGAGAAAGGCTTACTGGTGAAGGACTTGGAAAGGATGAGAAAGGAGACAAAAGATATAAGGAAGTAAAGCATTGTAATTGAAGGTTTTATATATCAAAAGGGTCTAATAATACTAATAGAGATTGGCAGAGCCGCAGAAGGATCAGCAAAGCTGAAACTCATACCAATGATTTCCtattaaaagagagaaaaaaagatccACCAATGGAAAAGAGGAGAGTGGTGGCTTGGCCTTAATGCAGTGCTTTATTTCAGTGACAAGCCTTCACAGCTGTTTAGTTAAAGCACTTTTCCACATtgaacacaaaagaaaaaaaaaaacaatgatgaaTGATGCTCCTTAAAGATGTGTTAGTAGCATCTACTCACAGTGAATTCCCACAAAGGAGAGATACAAGATGTACGGGCAGTGGGAGGCAGCTGTTAAGTGATTGATCATTTGATGGAGAGGCTATGACAGGAGAGGAAGAGGGGTAGCAAAACAAAGCAAAGCATTATAGTATTGGTTAGATTacaatgatgataatgatgacaCCAAAAAGAGGAATGGTGGatccaaatattaaaaaaccaTAGAGCCTGTTTAATCACATGATGCTGGGAATAGCAAGCTGAAAATCTAGGAAATGTATGAGCCACGTGGGATGTGTTAGGCTGTTGCACAATTGTACAAATTAATGCACACACCGATCAATTCAAGAtgcataaacaaaacaaaacaaacaaatagctTAATTAGCACAACTATTTAGATGAGTATGAAATACTAGCAAGTGGGGTCCTCTTAAATTCACCTAGAGTTTAATCACACAAAGTCCCCTTATGCGTGTATGTATCTTCATGGCGTGCTTAAgtaaagagggagaaggaaaaggACATTTatctgaaattttgaattggatgATGGGTTTTGAGGGGTTTAATGAAATAGTACTACACAGCTGGGGGTGATGGTGGTGCAATAAAAGTCTCTACCTGTTCCTTTGCCTGACTCCCACCAAACTCTAGTACTCACTGATCACCCAAAAAGACTCAGACAAGGGATTTCGTGGGATTCTCAAGAACCAAAATTGTGTCCTTGGTTTGATTAAGACCTCAAAAAATCGACCATATTTATTGCTGTGATCGCGGAAAGGACACGGGACCTTGTTTCTAGTATGTGATATTTCCTATGTCCTTCAACTTTGTTTCTCACTGCATTAATATTCAATCATCCTGCCTGCCTATAATGAAAATGCTTTGAGAACTAACCTTCCAGACGTACACAAATATTCTATGCAAGTGAAAATACAATtgaaatataagaagaaaaaaattagataaatttattgatatttaggATACTCTCCAAAGAGAGTGTCtgaataataaaagaatattcaAAAGAGTGTTAAGAGTATCATAAATATAGTCAAATATTATATGATGTTAACTAATTTcagtaaattttgattttgttcataaatcataacaatatcataaatatttattcttatataataaattagaatTCATAATTTGGAGATCGagttctttctctcttaaatattttcaatattctCTCTTTTGAATGTACATTTCACAAATTACTCTCATaacgtaataaaaaaatatcatctctTCCACATCTCAAACTGctttcctttcctttccttttattttattttatttgtatacttCATCTTCTTAACACCtttctcttttaataaaattttatctttatttttaaattaaattttaatatttttaaaagaatctaTCAACAGTTAAAAGtaacaatattatattatgatttaAATTGTTCATTCCAATATATAACTTATATAATcaaagataattattatgaattttaattattatataatttatatattaaaaaatatttatttattataaatattagttatataaaaataagcaCTTACATAGTGTAATATATATGCTAAAATACTAGTGTTGTGTAAATtgagaaaatttaaatacaaatttttaaattttttagaagagtacacattaacttttttatatttttatataatgaataatttatttttaataaactctttttattttttttttattttatttattatcatgcTGGTGCATTggttataaaaaacaataattggtacacttttaaaatatttatataattcttttttattaaacgAAACTCATGTGACTCAGATGAAATTTTcgtaataattcataaataaattttacttttaagtattttgtaaaaaaaatattagtaatactTGCTAAATGATCTtatcatacatatttttttaaacatttaacttatgttttgttttttatatatatgaacttATGTTTTCTGAGTCACTGCAACAATGACAACCAGTAAAATTACCTCCCCGAAATCGCTTTCCTTATTAATTAAGTAAACAACGACGTTACTTAATTAGACGTCTACCtggtttatacattttttttatcacttaagATGTAGAAATGACATAATCTCGCAGTTAATTCTGAGCGTACCATCTTGGACATATGCAAATGGTTGTATTAGAACGTGGATAggcaagaaaaatataaaaatatggaaTGAGAAATTGTATTCGtgtaattaatttgtatatatacttttattaaAGTCATATCTACATTGACTACAGATTAGTTAGGCCatgtttgattcaaatttttatttgaaaattactttgaagttacattttaaaataaaaaagctttaaaaatgaaagtagaagcTATTTGATTTaccatttttgtttcttgtacCTTAAAAGAAGAcatgagagagagggagaggaagagagagagagatagaaaggaaaatagaaaaagaggGAGTATGGTTTAGgaagaaaagaatagaaaagctatttttttctttctttttaagtcTCTTCAcctattattttttagtcttagttttttttctctcttgttttatataaattaagctGATTATTGTTCTGAAAagcttttctaaaaaaaaaatgtattctactgtatttttccttttaaggagaaggtaaaaaaaactctaaattaaacattttagcAAGTGTTGGTGCTGGACAGtgctaaattatttttctttcttttacactttttttcttacattaatttttttataaaaaaaatgtgcaagTGTATAGACCCATATCTAGTTTTTAAAGAGAGTTATAAGCATATTAGGAGTCAAAATATGTTAAAC is a window encoding:
- the LOC100806109 gene encoding F-box protein At2g26850: MLYFLISFVSFLILSKSFTSKPFSSGERGIKLGSIGFWGSLSSWLVSRLRKGSTSTRFSFLQFSLDMSLKNNSLVSKGENEEEEVKVSLLDLPDLPLECILEHLSPAELCRVATVCTSLRDRCRSDHLWKKHMERKWGKVFGDAVYRQWKWQVASKTREKISSNQHNQKGIFAFLNGGFLPLLWIKAKSEKGTQSNSSLSEDSIAALYLSLESGKFWFPAQVYNRENGHAGFMLSCYDAQLCYDSRSDTFLARYSPHGRWTTEENIQWDRLRVPPIASSPHALHISDCLDDLRPGDHIEIQWRRNKEFPYGWWYGVIGHLEQCQGHGNHCHCHYSDMVILEFTQYSAGSRWRQTVINRKHHVEKGNEIDGFYGGIRKLHSKEEITRWKNLWPTKIVIHN